CCCCTATCGAAAACAGAAATATCTTATTCGGTGCCTTCAAACAGCTATTAAAGCGCGCATCAACCCCTTTTGTTAATATTAAAGCACCTGAACTCCAGGATGAAAAGAACGCATTATCCAAAGCTGTCCGTTCCTTTGGATGGAAAGTTTTGGGATTGCTTAAGAAATATCGGGAAGAGATCGTCGACAAACAGTTCGAATTAGACCGCGTCGCCACCCAAGCTATAGCCATCTACACTACGACGGCGGCTTTAGGTAAGGCCGACAAGACCAGAAAACCAAAAGATATTGCTCTAGCTAAATACTACGCATCCTACGCCTTAGAACTAGGTGCGGGCAGTGGAGACGAGGCCACAGAAAAGCTATCCGACATGCTGACAGGGATCAAGCAGTGAAAACACTGATAGATAAGATCAAGGAAGGGGAAAAACTGCTCCAGCAAGGCGGAGGAGAGGCAGGTTTAGAGCGGCAGAAACGATTACAGCGGATGTCTGCACGAGAAAGAGTTGCAGCGCTGATCGACAAAAAAAGCACCTTTTTAGAACTAGGTCTTTGGGCTGCTTATGAAATGTACCAAGAATGGGGTGGTCTTCCTGCTGCAGGGGCAATTACAGGTATTGGTACAGTTCAAGGCCGCTCGTGTATGATCATCGCCAATGACGCAACAGTCAAAGCGGGAGCGATGTTTCCGCAATCCGTCAAAAAGGTTCTCAGAGCGCAACGGATTGCTTATCAATGCAGGCTCCCCATTTTATATTTAGTAGATTCATCCGGTGTATTTCTTCCTTTGCAGGATGAGATCTTTCCTGATGAAGACGATTTCGGACGCATCTTCCGCAACAATTCCGTTTTGTCCGCCTGCGGCATCCCCCAGTTTGCAGCCATTATGGGTAACTGTATTGCAGGTGGAGGCTATCTACCGGTCCTTTGTGATAAACTCTTGATGACGAAAGGAAGTGGTCTTTATTTAGCAGGTCCGGCCTTAGTGAAAGCTGCAATAGGACAAGTAATTGATACAGAAGAGCTTGGTGGAGCTGAAATGCATGCTTCCATCAGCGGCACTGTCGATTTTCTGGAAGAAAATGATATTGCCTGCCTCGAAAGACTTAGAAGCTTGGTAGATTTGCTTCCCTCTGAGGAAAGTTCCGCGATAAAAAATAAACCACAGCCGGAAATCTACAAAATCGTCAGCGCAGATAACAGCAAACCGTACGATATCCATTCCCTGCTGGATATCCTTGTAGATAAAGGTTCACTACAGGAATACAAACGAGAGTACGGTAAATCCTTAGTCACTGCGTTTGCTACTATTGAAGGGGAAAAGGTAGGAATTTTAGCTAATCAGCGCATCCCTGTAAAAACAGGTCGAGGAGAAATTGAAATCGGCGGAGTGATCTATGCAGAAAGTGCCGATAAAGCGGCCCGCTTTGTGATGGACTGCAATCAGATGAAGCTACCCCTACTATTTCTGCAAGATGTGGTGGGTTTCATGGTGGGACGTGAAGCAGAACAATCCGGCATCATCCGTAGCGGGGCAAAGCTCGTCAACGCCATCAGCAATAGCATCGTCCCTAAAATCACTGTGATCATCGGTAATTCCTTCGGCGCGGGCAACTATGCCCTGTGCGGAAAAGCTTATGATCCGGCTTTTGTTTTTGCTTGGCCTAATGCTAAATATGCTGTCATGGGTGCTGAACAGGCTAGCGACACTTTATTAGATATAAAAGTCAAAACTGCAGAAAGAAATGGCAAGCCTTTAACTGAAGCAGAGAGAAAAGCCTTGAAGGATGATATTGTCGGACGATATCAAACCCAGACAGACATACGCTATGCTGCTGCTAGAGGCTGGATCGATGCAATTATAGATCCTGCAGAAACACGCACAATTATCGGACAAGCATTGCGTCTTGTCAAACGGGCTCCTTTGCCTGAAAAAGCTTCCTTCCACACCGGTGTTATACAGGTTTAAGATTTATGCCTTTAAAAATTGGAAATGCACAGGCCTTTTGGGGGGATGACCCCGCTGCTGCAGAAAATTTGGTGCGCGCATTCCCTGATTTAGATTTCCTAACGATGGACTACCTTTCAGAAGTTTCCCTTTCCATCCTAGCGATTCAAAAAGAACATGACCCCAAAAGCGGATATGCCAAAGACTTTATAGATATCATATCCATGTTAATCCCCTTTTGGGAGAAAGGTTCCAAAGTCAGGGTTGTGACCAATGCGGGAGGATTGAATCCTTTCGGATGTGCTGAGGCATGTTTTGAAGTTCTCAAGAAGATATGCCGCAAAAGAAAATACACCATCGGCGTAGTCATGGGAGATGACGTGCTGGCCTTGCTTAAAAACGGCGAGAGTGCCCAATACAAAAATCTAGATAATAATGCCTTTATCAGTACGGTTAAAGATAAACTCGTCACTGCCAATGCCTATTTGGGTGCGATGTCGATAACAGATGCATTGAATAGCGGCGCCGACATTGTGATTACAGGAAGGGTTGCTGATCCCAGTCTAACCGTAGGACCCTGCATGCACCATTATAAATGGAAATGGGATGATTATGACCGTATTGCAGGTGCGACTATAGCAGGTCATTTGATTGAATGCGGCACGCAAGTTACCGGAGGGATCTCTACTGATTGGCTTGATCTAGTCGACTACTTCAATATCGGTTTCCCTGTGGCAGAAGTAGAGAATGACGGAAGCTGCACCATCACAAAAGATCCTATGAGCGGAGGTGCCG
This sequence is a window from Parachlamydiales bacterium. Protein-coding genes within it:
- a CDS encoding acyl-CoA carboxylase subunit beta, translating into MKTLIDKIKEGEKLLQQGGGEAGLERQKRLQRMSARERVAALIDKKSTFLELGLWAAYEMYQEWGGLPAAGAITGIGTVQGRSCMIIANDATVKAGAMFPQSVKKVLRAQRIAYQCRLPILYLVDSSGVFLPLQDEIFPDEDDFGRIFRNNSVLSACGIPQFAAIMGNCIAGGGYLPVLCDKLLMTKGSGLYLAGPALVKAAIGQVIDTEELGGAEMHASISGTVDFLEENDIACLERLRSLVDLLPSEESSAIKNKPQPEIYKIVSADNSKPYDIHSLLDILVDKGSLQEYKREYGKSLVTAFATIEGEKVGILANQRIPVKTGRGEIEIGGVIYAESADKAARFVMDCNQMKLPLLFLQDVVGFMVGREAEQSGIIRSGAKLVNAISNSIVPKITVIIGNSFGAGNYALCGKAYDPAFVFAWPNAKYAVMGAEQASDTLLDIKVKTAERNGKPLTEAERKALKDDIVGRYQTQTDIRYAAARGWIDAIIDPAETRTIIGQALRLVKRAPLPEKASFHTGVIQV
- a CDS encoding acyclic terpene utilization AtuA family protein; the protein is MPLKIGNAQAFWGDDPAAAENLVRAFPDLDFLTMDYLSEVSLSILAIQKEHDPKSGYAKDFIDIISMLIPFWEKGSKVRVVTNAGGLNPFGCAEACFEVLKKICRKRKYTIGVVMGDDVLALLKNGESAQYKNLDNNAFISTVKDKLVTANAYLGAMSITDALNSGADIVITGRVADPSLTVGPCMHHYKWKWDDYDRIAGATIAGHLIECGTQVTGGISTDWLDLVDYFNIGFPVAEVENDGSCTITKDPMSGGAVTVETVKEQLLYEIGDPGNYISPDVRASFLNLKVQQEGVNRVKVAGAKGVEPPFTLKVSATYRAGFKAEGYLTIFGAEAIKKARRCGEVILAKLNKGGYAPEKFQAECLGTGECAPGTAPKTENSMYECVLRVAAADPDNAKIEKFTKEIASLVTCGPPGVTGYTSGRPHVRPVFGYWPCLVETDQIREEIKILEIMPCA